One window from the genome of Streptococcus parasanguinis encodes:
- a CDS encoding LTA synthase family protein, with product MDLNKIYSFYNNYLKKRILKIILFSLAFALLILNVINMQFTVKSHYRIQEVSYFNSSILLIGISSLYLGMILSKIWNKKFFIKLGVIYGLYLLFSYILDASLRVNEKQFNFFKSLQYSFLQTDFIFYIALIFIFAFVYHYLISVFFPLFEKYLIPISNDREIYTFIFYAFSLTAFCFSDSKFFNAVMGSNFITQFLENNIIKLTTPTLIELDKLILTLVIIVFFISCYIVKGINELENNKPGFGLVVLTSVVFSILLNYFLQYSIRTDVIVMKKHIFPGATLFQISIFFAVFLFLYSIINEYLLTTIINILLIIGISISSYLKYQFRQEPLLPSDLSWLKNPGSLLGFVGSSSYLYVFVLIVFFSLIYWFFKDIFLYGKVFKAQLVRFATILFILFFFSTVYYSFKNRQDGKMSEHIPVLANLNNRYDIAWFGNTVNAQMKSNSYVWFSQMTSDIMHKPEKYSKTSIKKIEEKYHLKSVEINKYRNQFINEQTVIYVLSESFSDPSRIEKVQVSSNPIPKIQGIKSRTTSGLMKSDGYGGGTANMEFQTLTGLPMYNLSPSISILYTQVAPNMKYFPSISNYFEPKNRDVIHIASPSNYSRNVIYGNLKFNKFIHYGNKGNKGYNVGGNYSDDSTYHLIEENLNKNSQFFSVITMQNHTPWTELNPIDMSASYPGFSDGQNKSLSSYVRMLSQTDTATQSFLESLSKIDKKITVVFYGDHLPGLYPESAFKNNPESQYQTDYFIWSNFDAPKLNYPLVNSSDFSAMVFEQTNSKVSPYYALLTEVLKKASVDKKALEGEAQEIAEDLKMVEYDLISGKGYLSKDFFKVPTNKSN from the coding sequence ATGGATTTAAATAAGATTTATAGCTTTTATAATAACTATCTTAAAAAACGTATTCTAAAAATTATTCTATTCTCTCTTGCGTTTGCATTATTAATTTTAAATGTTATTAATATGCAGTTTACAGTGAAGTCACATTATCGTATACAAGAGGTTTCTTATTTTAATAGTTCAATATTATTAATCGGTATTTCTAGTCTCTATTTGGGAATGATATTGTCAAAAATTTGGAATAAGAAATTTTTTATTAAATTAGGAGTGATCTATGGATTGTATTTATTATTTTCATATATACTTGATGCTAGTCTAAGAGTAAATGAAAAACAGTTTAATTTTTTCAAGAGCTTGCAATACTCTTTTCTTCAAACAGATTTCATATTTTATATTGCTTTAATTTTTATATTCGCTTTTGTCTATCATTATTTGATTTCTGTATTTTTCCCATTGTTTGAAAAATATCTAATTCCAATTTCGAATGATCGAGAAATATATACATTTATTTTCTATGCATTTTCTTTAACAGCTTTTTGTTTTTCTGATAGTAAATTTTTTAACGCCGTAATGGGGAGTAATTTCATTACTCAATTTCTTGAAAATAATATTATAAAACTTACGACTCCTACTTTAATAGAACTAGATAAACTGATTTTAACCTTGGTTATCATTGTTTTCTTTATTTCTTGTTATATTGTAAAAGGGATAAATGAATTAGAAAATAATAAACCGGGATTTGGCTTGGTGGTTCTTACGAGTGTTGTTTTTTCTATACTATTAAATTATTTTCTTCAATATAGTATACGAACAGATGTAATCGTAATGAAAAAACACATTTTTCCGGGGGCTACACTGTTTCAAATTAGCATTTTTTTTGCTGTGTTTTTGTTTCTGTACTCTATTATCAACGAGTATCTGTTGACTACCATCATAAATATATTGCTTATTATTGGAATTTCAATTTCAAGTTATTTAAAATATCAGTTCCGCCAAGAACCATTGTTACCAAGTGATTTAAGTTGGTTGAAAAATCCAGGATCACTTTTAGGATTTGTTGGATCAAGTTCTTATTTATATGTTTTTGTATTAATAGTTTTCTTTTCATTAATTTATTGGTTTTTTAAAGATATATTTCTTTATGGTAAAGTATTTAAAGCACAACTGGTTAGATTTGCAACAATTCTTTTTATTCTATTTTTCTTTTCTACTGTCTACTATTCCTTTAAAAATAGGCAAGATGGTAAAATGAGTGAACATATTCCAGTATTAGCAAACTTAAATAATCGGTATGATATTGCATGGTTTGGAAATACAGTTAATGCGCAAATGAAATCAAATAGCTATGTATGGTTTTCTCAGATGACATCCGATATTATGCATAAACCTGAAAAGTACAGTAAAACTTCTATTAAAAAGATTGAAGAAAAGTACCATTTAAAATCAGTAGAAATAAATAAATATCGAAATCAATTCATCAATGAACAAACTGTAATTTATGTATTAAGTGAAAGTTTTTCAGATCCATCAAGAATAGAAAAAGTTCAAGTTTCATCAAATCCAATTCCTAAAATTCAAGGAATAAAGAGCAGAACAACTAGTGGATTGATGAAATCTGATGGGTATGGAGGTGGGACTGCTAATATGGAATTTCAAACGTTAACAGGATTGCCAATGTACAACCTTTCTCCGAGCATTTCTATTCTATATACTCAAGTAGCACCTAATATGAAATATTTTCCTTCTATAAGTAATTATTTTGAACCTAAGAATCGAGATGTTATTCATATTGCAAGTCCTAGTAATTATTCAAGAAATGTAATATATGGGAATTTAAAATTTAATAAATTTATACATTATGGAAACAAAGGAAATAAAGGATATAATGTTGGTGGGAATTATAGTGATGATTCAACTTATCACTTAATTGAAGAAAATCTGAATAAGAATAGTCAATTTTTCTCTGTGATTACAATGCAGAACCATACTCCGTGGACGGAACTGAATCCTATAGATATGAGTGCGAGTTATCCAGGATTTTCGGATGGACAAAACAAATCTTTATCATCGTATGTGAGAATGCTTTCACAAACTGACACCGCCACCCAATCCTTCCTTGAAAGTCTTTCTAAAATAGATAAGAAGATTACAGTGGTATTTTATGGGGATCATTTGCCAGGTCTTTATCCTGAGTCCGCCTTTAAGAATAATCCGGAGAGTCAGTATCAGACAGACTACTTCATTTGGAGTAATTTTGATGCACCGAAATTGAACTATCCTTTGGTCAATTCAAGTGATTTCTCTGCTATGGTCTTTGAACAGACCAATTCAAAAGTTTCGCCTTACTATGCTTTGTTGACAGAAGTGCTGAAAAAAGCAAGTGTCGATAAAAAGGCCTTAGAAGGAGAAGCGCAAGAAATTGCAGAGGATTTGAAAATGGTTGAATACGACCTAATTAGTGGGAAAGGTTACCTTTCTAAAGACTTCTTTAAAGTTCCAACCAACAAATCCAATTAA
- a CDS encoding rhamnan synthesis F family protein, which produces MNRILLYVHYNKSDDLSSHVLYQLEKLFPLFSRILLISNSYLSTEHLKSLRKIGINEVVQRENIGYDFAAWRDGMNYIGFNSLIDYDSVTLMNDTCIGPLWDLKEYFEKFEKQVDIDFWGMTNFRKTKYFKEHLQSYFVSYSRQVVSSKVFQKFWTSIRDYENIRSVIDRYETKFTGILTKSGFKYGVVFNTLHENSDEMVHPDFSYYKPFKILEHRVPVLKVKAIQAHPLQADQLKNKIREVSDFPIEILNSVYSSIEFFSVENEQTERYTLLKKVRNKIKRTIGRKG; this is translated from the coding sequence ATGAATAGAATTCTACTTTATGTTCACTACAATAAGTCTGATGATTTAAGTAGTCATGTTTTATATCAATTGGAAAAACTTTTCCCACTTTTTTCGCGTATTCTATTGATATCGAATAGTTACTTATCAACTGAACATTTAAAATCCCTACGAAAAATTGGCATTAATGAAGTTGTTCAACGAGAGAATATTGGGTATGATTTTGCTGCCTGGCGAGATGGTATGAATTATATAGGATTTAATTCCTTGATAGATTATGATTCGGTTACCTTGATGAACGATACATGTATTGGTCCCTTGTGGGATTTAAAAGAGTATTTCGAAAAATTTGAAAAACAAGTAGATATTGATTTTTGGGGAATGACTAATTTTAGAAAAACAAAGTATTTTAAGGAACATCTTCAGAGTTATTTTGTTTCTTATTCCCGTCAAGTTGTGTCGTCAAAAGTTTTTCAAAAGTTTTGGACAAGTATTAGGGATTATGAAAATATAAGAAGTGTGATTGATCGTTACGAGACAAAATTTACTGGTATTCTAACTAAATCTGGATTTAAATACGGTGTGGTTTTTAATACTTTGCACGAAAATTCTGATGAAATGGTTCATCCTGATTTTTCTTACTATAAACCTTTTAAAATATTAGAACATCGTGTTCCAGTTTTAAAAGTTAAAGCAATTCAGGCGCATCCTCTTCAAGCTGATCAGTTAAAAAATAAAATAAGAGAAGTTTCAGATTTTCCAATTGAAATTTTAAATAGTGTCTATTCTTCAATAGAATTTTTTTCTGTTGAAAATGAACAAACAGAAAGATACACTTTATTAAAAAAAGTGCGAAACAAAATTAAAAGAACAATAGGAAGAAAAGGATAA
- a CDS encoding ATP-binding cassette domain-containing protein, whose protein sequence is MSSNIAVKVDHVSKYFKLPTESTQSLRTTLVNRFRGIKGYKKQEVLRDISFEVEKGDFYGIVGRNGSGKSTLLKIISEIYVPEKGSVTIDGKLVSFIELGVGFNPELTGRENVYMNGAMLGFSTAEIDAMYEDIVDFAELHDFMNQKLKNYSSGMQVRLAFSVAIKAQGDILILDEVLAVGDEAFQRKCNDYFMERKKSGKTTILVTHDMNAVKKYCNKAVLIENGLVKVVGNPDDVANQYSYDNAANQKVSNDDVTIDDAAISNLNIKLLSNKMSSPEDPIEFEVSYDVNQDIETYIAFSLTEIDRGLWVYNDNSLDLLTDGKGRKNFRYSCSLSSLNDIKLKLQVSVRDSSNTMLAFAKGDNSPIILLNRTDILDDDLSAKDSATGLLQRNGKWETM, encoded by the coding sequence ATGTCAAGTAATATTGCAGTTAAAGTTGATCATGTCAGCAAATACTTTAAGTTACCAACTGAATCAACTCAAAGTTTACGAACAACTTTAGTAAACCGATTTAGGGGGATTAAGGGTTACAAAAAACAAGAAGTTTTACGTGACATTTCTTTTGAAGTTGAAAAGGGAGATTTCTATGGTATTGTAGGACGAAATGGTTCTGGAAAATCTACTCTATTAAAAATTATTTCTGAAATCTATGTGCCGGAAAAAGGTTCTGTCACCATCGATGGGAAACTGGTATCCTTTATCGAGCTTGGCGTCGGCTTCAACCCAGAGTTGACCGGTCGAGAAAATGTCTATATGAATGGCGCTATGCTGGGTTTCTCAACGGCTGAGATTGATGCTATGTATGAGGATATCGTAGACTTTGCTGAGTTGCATGATTTCATGAACCAAAAGTTAAAGAACTATTCATCAGGGATGCAGGTTCGTTTGGCATTTTCGGTTGCGATAAAAGCGCAAGGAGATATACTTATTCTTGATGAGGTTCTAGCGGTTGGAGACGAGGCTTTTCAACGTAAGTGTAATGATTACTTTATGGAACGCAAAAAATCAGGTAAGACGACAATTCTTGTAACCCATGATATGAATGCTGTAAAAAAATATTGTAATAAGGCTGTTTTAATTGAAAATGGGTTAGTTAAAGTAGTTGGAAATCCTGATGATGTTGCAAATCAATATAGTTATGATAATGCAGCAAATCAAAAAGTTTCAAATGATGATGTTACAATTGATGATGCAGCTATAAGCAATTTAAATATAAAATTGCTTTCGAATAAAATGTCAAGTCCTGAAGATCCCATTGAGTTTGAGGTTTCATATGATGTTAATCAGGACATAGAAACTTACATAGCTTTCTCGCTAACTGAAATTGATCGCGGTCTTTGGGTATATAATGATAATTCTTTAGATTTATTAACTGATGGAAAAGGGAGAAAGAATTTCCGCTATTCTTGTAGTTTATCAAGCTTGAATGATATCAAATTAAAACTTCAAGTTTCAGTAAGAGATAGCTCGAATACAATGCTTGCATTTGCCAAGGGAGATAATTCACCTATAATTTTATTAAATCGAACAGATATTTTAGATGATGATTTGTCAGCGAAAGATTCTGCTACCGGATTATTGCAAAGGAATGGGAAATGGGAGACGATGTAG
- a CDS encoding ABC transporter permease produces the protein MFDVFSQKNRILLRELIKTDFKLRYQGSAIGYLWSILKPLMMFSIMYVVFVRFLRFDDGTPHYAVGLLLSMIFWSFFTEATNMGMLSIVSRGDLLRKLNFPKQTIVVSSVLGAAINFSINLLVVFTFALINNVSFGIHTLVIIPLFIEILFLSLGFAFILSALFVKYRDIGPVWEVVLQAGMYASPIIYSITYLLQRNHTDVAKLLMMNPIAQILQDMRHYIIDPVNPRGWDLFDNKLIACIPYCIPIVVFIIGVIVFNRNSKRFAEIL, from the coding sequence ATGTTTGACGTTTTTAGTCAGAAAAATCGAATTTTATTACGAGAGTTAATCAAAACAGACTTTAAATTACGCTACCAGGGATCAGCAATCGGTTATCTTTGGTCAATTCTGAAACCCTTGATGATGTTTAGTATCATGTATGTGGTATTTGTTCGATTCTTAAGATTTGATGATGGAACTCCGCACTACGCAGTTGGATTGCTTTTGTCGATGATTTTTTGGAGCTTTTTTACAGAAGCGACAAATATGGGGATGTTGTCTATTGTTTCAAGAGGCGATTTGTTGAGAAAGTTGAATTTTCCAAAACAGACTATTGTTGTTTCATCGGTGCTAGGAGCTGCTATTAACTTCTCGATTAATTTATTAGTTGTATTCACCTTTGCCTTGATTAATAATGTCTCATTTGGGATCCATACTCTTGTAATCATTCCTTTGTTTATTGAGATTCTGTTTCTTTCATTAGGCTTTGCTTTTATCCTATCAGCTCTATTTGTTAAATACCGTGATATTGGTCCAGTTTGGGAAGTAGTGCTACAGGCTGGAATGTATGCGAGCCCAATTATTTATTCAATTACATATTTATTACAACGAAATCATACTGATGTTGCAAAACTATTGATGATGAACCCAATTGCACAAATTTTGCAAGATATGCGTCACTATATTATTGATCCAGTTAATCCTCGTGGCTGGGACTTGTTTGATAATAAGTTAATTGCATGTATTCCATATTGTATTCCAATAGTTGTATTTATTATTGGAGTTATTGTATTTAACAGAAATTCTAAACGATTTGCGGAGATTTTATAA
- a CDS encoding glycosyltransferase family 2 protein, with product MKVNILLSTYNGELYLKEQVKSIQDQTYQDWQLLIRDDGSTDGTVEIIQELVAQDERIRFINQGAIENLGVIKSFHALLKYEKADLYCFSDQDDVWLPEKIALQVAEAAKHPQEVPLLVYTDLKVVDENLNVQHESMIRTQSDHANTGLIQELTENTVTGGVAMINHALVELWTGQEKHALLMHDWYLALLATAFGKLIYIDQPTELYRQHSSNVLGARTLRKRVKNWIRPHVLFAKYWNLIESSQEQAKNLLDLPVSSQTKEIIENFVTIMDVPLKERLRRIRQYGYRKNRAFHTFVFTSLILTKFAYRGKK from the coding sequence CCAAGACCAGACCTATCAAGACTGGCAACTCTTGATCCGAGATGATGGATCGACAGATGGTACGGTGGAGATCATTCAAGAGTTGGTGGCCCAGGATGAGCGCATTCGCTTTATCAACCAAGGAGCTATCGAAAATCTCGGTGTTATCAAGAGCTTCCATGCGCTTCTGAAATATGAAAAAGCTGATCTCTATTGCTTCAGTGACCAAGATGATGTCTGGCTTCCTGAAAAGATTGCTCTTCAAGTAGCAGAAGCCGCCAAGCACCCTCAAGAAGTGCCTTTGCTGGTCTACACAGATTTAAAAGTGGTCGATGAAAACTTGAATGTGCAGCATGAGAGTATGATTCGCACCCAGTCTGATCATGCCAATACCGGACTGATTCAAGAGTTGACGGAAAATACGGTAACTGGCGGAGTTGCCATGATTAACCACGCTCTGGTGGAGTTATGGACAGGTCAAGAAAAACATGCGCTCCTTATGCATGATTGGTATTTGGCCTTGTTGGCAACTGCCTTTGGGAAGCTCATCTATATCGATCAACCAACAGAATTGTACCGTCAGCACAGTAGCAATGTTCTGGGTGCTCGAACCCTCAGAAAACGGGTTAAAAATTGGATCCGACCCCATGTGCTGTTTGCCAAGTATTGGAATCTCATAGAGTCTAGTCAAGAACAAGCAAAAAATCTATTGGATCTGCCTGTCAGTTCCCAAACTAAAGAAATTATTGAAAACTTTGTCACCATTATGGATGTTCCACTAAAAGAACGTCTGAGACGGATTCGTCAGTATGGTTACCGGAAGAACCGAGCCTTTCACACCTTTGTGTTTACCAGCTTGATTCTGACAAAGTTTGCATATCGAGGTAAAAAATAA